Proteins encoded by one window of Erwinia pyrifoliae DSM 12163:
- the emtA gene encoding membrane-bound lytic murein transglycosylase EmtA, which translates to MNKSVGIAALVAVVMLAGCASKPKNNSGLKPNTALTQAPPATVASAWSMMTEQAAQRNGVDQKLVEAIITVESGGNPTVVSKSNAIGLMQIKASTAGREVYRAQGRRGEPTKAELRDPVKNINIGTAYLRILQQQHLAGIRDPETLRYATIVSYANGAGALLRTFASDRDRAIAMINAMSPEDFYQHVQKRHPAAQAPRYLWKVTTVYRTI; encoded by the coding sequence GTGAATAAAAGCGTGGGAATAGCGGCACTTGTCGCGGTAGTCATGTTGGCAGGCTGTGCCAGTAAACCTAAAAACAACAGTGGCCTTAAGCCCAATACGGCATTAACTCAGGCGCCTCCGGCAACGGTAGCATCCGCCTGGTCAATGATGACGGAACAGGCAGCGCAGCGAAACGGGGTGGATCAAAAACTGGTCGAGGCGATTATTACAGTAGAATCGGGCGGCAATCCAACGGTAGTCAGTAAATCGAATGCCATTGGGTTAATGCAGATCAAAGCCTCGACGGCAGGTCGCGAAGTTTATCGTGCACAGGGTCGGCGAGGTGAGCCGACCAAGGCCGAACTGCGAGATCCGGTAAAAAATATCAATATTGGCACGGCCTATCTGCGCATCTTGCAGCAGCAGCATTTGGCTGGCATCCGCGACCCTGAAACGCTGCGCTACGCGACCATTGTGTCTTATGCCAATGGAGCAGGTGCGCTTCTACGCACCTTCGCCAGCGACCGTGATCGGGCGATCGCGATGATTAATGCCATGAGTCCTGAGGATTTTTACCAGCATGTGCAGAAGAGACATCCGGCCGCCCAGGCCCCACGCTATTTGTGGAAAGTGACCACCGTCTACCGTACGATCTGA
- a CDS encoding MBL fold metallo-hydrolase, whose protein sequence is MKQLYEDLWISTPEVNVNKVQPELMMHGFLLQHLRGNILISRVENPADHDFIAERGGIIRHYLTHWHEAGPATHQLQSRFNSALYCHARALGHVSRYAEADATFNSAEVHCGSFHVVPTPGHTPGSSSYLYASPYGKTYLFVGDTVTLSHERWVTVRVAESNARALRQTLKFYRALRPDVVLMSSTLGRQGWQEVDLRQWLALLDDAENHPVDLCLISASNDGG, encoded by the coding sequence ATGAAGCAGTTATATGAAGATCTGTGGATTTCCACTCCTGAAGTTAACGTCAATAAGGTTCAGCCAGAGCTGATGATGCACGGTTTTTTATTGCAGCATTTACGCGGCAACATACTGATATCGCGCGTCGAAAATCCAGCAGATCACGATTTTATTGCCGAACGCGGCGGTATCATCCGCCACTACCTGACTCACTGGCATGAAGCAGGACCGGCCACGCATCAACTACAGTCTCGTTTTAACAGTGCTTTATACTGTCATGCACGCGCTCTTGGCCATGTCAGCCGTTATGCCGAAGCAGATGCGACGTTTAATAGCGCTGAGGTCCACTGCGGCAGCTTTCACGTAGTGCCAACGCCAGGACACACGCCCGGCAGCTCGAGCTATCTTTATGCTTCCCCCTACGGCAAGACCTATCTGTTTGTCGGCGATACCGTCACGCTTTCGCACGAACGCTGGGTAACAGTACGTGTCGCAGAAAGTAACGCGCGTGCACTGCGTCAGACGCTGAAATTTTATCGCGCACTACGCCCGGACGTAGTTTTAATGAGCTCCACGTTAGGGCGCCAGGGCTGGCAGGAAGTCGATTTGCGCCAGTGGCTGGCTCTGCTGGATGATGCAGAAAATCACCCGGTAGATCTCTGCCTTATCTCGGCATCTAACGACGGTGGCTAA
- a CDS encoding putative holin has product MSTSILTSIQGSLMTAVISVIGDNGSADYCILFGAFAGAVFYVATAAYMKVIRRAAYFLVSWIVGVYGAGLVGTKLEQILGYSDQSLDGLGAVLLSALAIKTLTFFSQQDPTTWFTRLKGGPHGNK; this is encoded by the coding sequence ATGTCTACATCGATTCTTACATCAATTCAGGGCAGTCTGATGACTGCTGTCATCAGTGTCATTGGAGATAATGGCAGCGCTGACTACTGTATTCTGTTTGGCGCTTTCGCTGGAGCGGTCTTTTATGTCGCCACTGCGGCATATATGAAGGTCATCAGGCGTGCCGCCTACTTTTTAGTCTCGTGGATTGTTGGCGTCTATGGTGCCGGGCTGGTCGGTACGAAGCTTGAGCAAATACTCGGATACAGCGACCAGTCGCTTGACGGTTTGGGTGCCGTATTACTTTCGGCATTGGCCATCAAAACGCTGACTTTTTTCAGTCAGCAAGATCCCACAACGTGGTTCACCCGTTTAAAAGGAGGCCCTCATGGTAATAAGTGA
- a CDS encoding phage holin family protein, producing MVISDLMVIVNVLLCTAIVLRIMFFCKPGGRHHWWASWLAYLIILAYASVPFRFLFDSYKHTHWAVVIINLILCAAVHRAKGNVALVFAVLRPDDK from the coding sequence ATGGTAATAAGTGATTTAATGGTTATTGTTAATGTTTTGCTGTGTACGGCAATAGTGCTTCGCATAATGTTCTTCTGTAAACCCGGTGGCAGGCACCACTGGTGGGCATCGTGGCTAGCCTACCTGATTATTCTGGCATACGCTTCGGTACCCTTTCGTTTTCTGTTTGATAGTTACAAACACACGCATTGGGCCGTTGTAATAATCAACCTTATCCTGTGTGCGGCGGTACATCGGGCTAAAGGAAACGTGGCGCTGGTTTTTGCCGTACTTCGGCCCGACGATAAATGA
- a CDS encoding DinI-like family protein, whose amino-acid sequence MYVELIYDKRNVAGLPNAEQLILNELEKRIQRVFPDAQVKVKPMQANGVKTDASKSDKSTLLRIIEEMFEETDQWLVMAEF is encoded by the coding sequence ATGTACGTTGAATTGATCTATGATAAGCGCAACGTGGCCGGACTGCCTAATGCTGAACAGCTCATTCTCAACGAGTTAGAAAAACGGATTCAGCGTGTATTTCCGGATGCGCAGGTCAAAGTAAAACCCATGCAGGCTAACGGTGTCAAAACCGATGCCAGCAAAAGTGATAAATCCACCCTGCTGCGCATTATCGAAGAGATGTTTGAAGAAACAGATCAGTGGCTGGTAATGGCAGAATTTTGA
- the ldcA gene encoding muramoyltetrapeptide carboxypeptidase: MSITPRTIRLVAPSGYCQNQSAAARGIARLQALGHRVENSGIITRRDRRFAGNDNQRLQDINELAHLDTLPDIVLAVRGGYGASRLLANIDYPALRQRLHAAPLAICGHSDFTAIQLALLAQSGVQSFSAPMLTGNFGAEVVSEFTVSHFWQALTTPEMTLRWTTLPQQLQVSGTVWGGNLAMIAAMIGTAWMPDIQQGILVIEDVNEPPFRIERMLLQLHHSGILARQRAIVTGSFSGTTSPTYDSGYDFNSVWNLIRDLTGLPVVNGLPFGHDADTVTLPVGAQGLLKVDETSATLRLSGYPVLRQLPGDRA; encoded by the coding sequence ATGAGCATCACGCCACGCACTATTCGTCTGGTCGCCCCATCAGGCTACTGCCAAAATCAGTCAGCTGCGGCACGCGGTATAGCCCGCCTGCAGGCTCTTGGCCACAGGGTCGAAAATAGCGGCATTATCACCCGCCGCGATCGGCGCTTCGCTGGTAACGATAACCAGCGTCTGCAGGATATTAACGAGCTGGCGCACCTCGATACGCTGCCGGATATTGTGCTGGCGGTGCGCGGCGGCTATGGTGCCAGTCGCCTGTTAGCCAACATCGACTATCCTGCGTTACGCCAGCGCCTGCACGCTGCGCCGTTGGCTATTTGTGGCCACAGTGACTTCACCGCCATTCAGCTTGCCCTGCTGGCACAAAGTGGCGTGCAAAGCTTTAGCGCGCCGATGCTGACCGGGAATTTTGGCGCTGAGGTCGTGTCTGAATTTACCGTTAGCCATTTTTGGCAGGCGCTAACGACGCCTGAAATGACGCTTAGATGGACAACGTTGCCGCAGCAACTTCAGGTCAGTGGCACCGTGTGGGGAGGTAACCTGGCGATGATTGCTGCGATGATCGGTACTGCCTGGATGCCCGATATTCAACAGGGCATTTTGGTGATTGAGGATGTCAATGAACCCCCTTTCCGCATTGAACGCATGCTGCTTCAACTGCACCACAGCGGCATTCTGGCCCGTCAGAGAGCCATAGTGACCGGCAGCTTTAGCGGAACGACCTCACCCACTTACGACAGCGGCTACGATTTTAACAGTGTCTGGAACTTGATTCGCGATCTGACCGGTCTACCCGTGGTGAACGGGCTGCCGTTTGGACATGATGCCGACACCGTCACGCTGCCAGTTGGTGCGCAGGGTTTGCTGAAGGTGGATGAAACGTCTGCTACGCTGCGGCTATCAGGATATCCTGTACTGCGCCAGCTGCCAGGAGACCGGGCATGA
- a CDS encoding GNAT family N-acetyltransferase → MARTLTTFFSGWKHGTADDYNLCYNLYGGSFMTHPDVLSFLENRLNLKSTYFVKRDKDNKLLGGFCTWNNRSFAATGKDVQRSGIDFYPFNKDEIILPLGFDLKTSLPFKTKILSCINGDKTRNVTYKFNSQRSICLAKGCGESGFSSSTKNSRRRELKRFLNAGGEFRDQSQFSPEELTAIYCDLYEKRWGSKPGNKAEMLDMISVLREMFFGYVLLFDGKPCAFQLITKAESPEWICFDYVNGGLDRLHDSFCPGTIVTWLNVNSAYDLCTSMGKTMRYSFGKPTEGYKERWCYRSPLGRVISL, encoded by the coding sequence ATGGCGCGAACATTAACTACTTTCTTCTCAGGATGGAAACACGGCACGGCAGATGATTATAATTTGTGCTACAACCTGTATGGTGGCAGCTTTATGACCCATCCTGATGTGCTTTCATTTTTAGAAAATCGTCTGAATTTAAAGTCAACTTACTTTGTGAAGCGTGACAAAGACAACAAATTGCTAGGGGGATTCTGCACATGGAATAACCGCAGTTTTGCCGCAACGGGTAAGGACGTACAAAGATCTGGCATTGATTTTTATCCGTTTAACAAGGATGAAATTATATTACCTTTAGGTTTTGATTTAAAAACGTCTCTGCCTTTCAAAACCAAGATCCTGTCCTGCATAAACGGTGATAAAACCAGAAACGTAACCTACAAATTTAACAGTCAGCGTTCCATCTGTCTGGCTAAGGGCTGTGGTGAAAGTGGTTTTTCATCGTCAACAAAAAATAGTCGGCGCAGGGAGCTGAAGCGATTTCTTAATGCAGGAGGCGAGTTTCGCGATCAATCGCAGTTTTCACCTGAAGAACTCACCGCTATCTACTGTGATTTGTACGAAAAACGATGGGGAAGTAAACCGGGTAACAAGGCAGAAATGCTTGATATGATAAGTGTTTTGCGAGAAATGTTCTTTGGATATGTATTGCTTTTTGATGGAAAACCCTGCGCATTTCAACTAATTACTAAGGCAGAGAGTCCAGAATGGATATGTTTTGATTATGTTAATGGTGGTCTTGACCGCTTACATGATTCATTCTGTCCGGGAACCATCGTAACCTGGCTAAATGTTAATTCCGCCTATGATTTGTGCACATCAATGGGTAAGACAATGCGCTATTCTTTTGGAAAGCCAACAGAAGGTTACAAGGAAAGATGGTGTTATCGCTCTCCGTTGGGCCGTGTAATTTCGCTTTAA
- a CDS encoding GlsB/YeaQ/YmgE family stress response membrane protein — translation MGILSWVIFGLIAGIIAKWIMPGKDGGGLIITVILGVIGAVVGGWISTFFGFGRVDGFNFGSFVVAIIGAIVVLWIYRKVRS, via the coding sequence ATGGGTATTCTTTCGTGGGTCATCTTTGGTCTGATCGCAGGTATTATTGCTAAGTGGATTATGCCAGGTAAAGATGGCGGCGGGCTGATCATTACTGTGATCCTGGGGGTTATTGGTGCGGTCGTTGGCGGCTGGATCAGTACATTCTTTGGTTTTGGCAGGGTAGACGGTTTTAACTTCGGCAGTTTCGTGGTTGCGATTATCGGTGCCATCGTGGTGCTGTGGATTTACCGTAAAGTGCGTAGCTGA